AGCGGCATTTTCATCTCGGTCTCGCCATTGGCCGGAACATTCCTGCAAGCCACGCTGGGCTGGCAGGGCAGCTTTGGGATGTTTATCGCAGTGGCTGGCGTGGTACTGCTCAAAGCCTGTCTGTTTCTCGAAAACACCCGTCCGGTGGTAACTGGAGCCCGGCCGAATATCCTCCAGTCTTATGGTCGGGTCCTGCGTGATGCCGACTTCTTGCCCTACTGGTTGATCTCTGCCTTTGCTTTCGCCTGCCATTTTTCGTTCATCGTCATTTCGCCGCTGATTTTCATGGATCAACTCCAGCTATCGGCCTATGACTTCTCGCTGATTCTGTTGATGTACGGCGGCGCCTACATTGTCGGAGGCATGGTGGCGACTCTCTTGGGTAAACGCATCAGTCCCGGCCATCAAATCATCAGCGGGTTGAGCCTGATCCTGCTGTCTGGCCTCATCATGCTTTACCTCGCGAGCCACTTTGCGCTGTCCCCGATCACCGTCCTGATACCGATGCTTATCTGTACCGCCGGCACCACCATCACTCGACCGGCCGCCAGTTCCAAAGCCATGAGCCTGTTCCCTGAAAATGCGGGAACCTCCGCGTCGGCCGGCAGCACGGTGACTTTCATCTGCGGTGGATTGATCAGTGCGCTCATCAGCCTGAGCCCGGCCAATCTGCAATCCACTCTTGGATACAGTTTCATCATTTTGAGCAGCGCGGCGCTGGCGCTGAACAGTCGTATCAATCGTCGAGCCAAAAGCCCAAGAGCCAGCCCAAGCACCGAATAATCCGGCCGATCGTCACCCCACACGCGCCATCAGCGCTGGTTCAACACTTTCCGGCATTCCCTCTTGACGCCACCGGTGTAGAATCGCGAGATTCATCGCCATTCATCCCCCGGCGGGTTTATGAGCTCAAGCTGAAGCGCGCGGCGATCCCGCAAAGTTATCGGCAACTTCCGGACACACGGCCATTTCTGAGTGTTCCAGACGTCAATAGAAGCTCACTTCCCTTTTGATACCTGATTAGCCGCCCGGAGTGCTTCATGCCTGATTACCGCTCGAAAACATCCACCCACGGCCGCAACATGGCCGGTGCCCGCGCACTGTGGCGCGCCACGGGGATGAAAGATGACGACTTCAAGAAGCCGATCATCGCCATTGCCAACTCCTTTACCCAGTTCGTACCGGGCCATGTGCACCTCAAGGATCTGG
The window above is part of the Pseudomonas sp. B21-048 genome. Proteins encoded here:
- a CDS encoding MFS transporter, with amino-acid sequence MDEGHSAATSRHRRGKVSLLLAMVLLGVFPLDVLLPSFPALAEHFRNTRADIALSVSLFAIGIAASQLLLGPLSDVIGRKGLLLAGITVSMLGAVGCLLTTDYGYFLLFRVIQALGCGCFVLSQALVQDLFEGEERTRLRVLMVTASGIFISVSPLAGTFLQATLGWQGSFGMFIAVAGVVLLKACLFLENTRPVVTGARPNILQSYGRVLRDADFLPYWLISAFAFACHFSFIVISPLIFMDQLQLSAYDFSLILLMYGGAYIVGGMVATLLGKRISPGHQIISGLSLILLSGLIMLYLASHFALSPITVLIPMLICTAGTTITRPAASSKAMSLFPENAGTSASAGSTVTFICGGLISALISLSPANLQSTLGYSFIILSSAALALNSRINRRAKSPRASPSTE